One region of Streptomyces capillispiralis genomic DNA includes:
- a CDS encoding aldo/keto reductase: protein MSTGTRPGPHESPQGGPQGSPQGIELPHVPVPLSRLVLGTMTFGDTVDRAGAAAMLDTALDAGLTGVDTANGYAGGESERILAELLPGRRDRIVLATKAGIPHPDQGEHAPLSPAGLRAALDGSLQRLGTDHVDLFYLHQPDRRTPLAETLGAVAEFVAEGKIRALGVSNFAAWQIAELTRAADETGAPRPVVAQQLHNLLARRVEEEYVEYAAVSGLRTMVYNPLGGGLLTGRHRFEADPATGRFGDSKLAAMYRERYWNEDLFAAVAQLTAIADEAGLPLTELALRWLLDRPSTDALLLGGSRPEHLRANIAAAQAGPLPADVTAACDAVGATLRGPMPAYNR from the coding sequence GTGAGCACCGGCACCCGCCCCGGCCCGCACGAAAGCCCGCAGGGAGGCCCGCAGGGAAGCCCGCAGGGAATCGAGCTCCCGCACGTCCCCGTGCCGCTGTCCCGGCTGGTCCTGGGCACCATGACGTTCGGCGACACCGTGGACCGCGCGGGCGCCGCCGCCATGCTGGACACCGCCCTCGACGCCGGGCTCACCGGAGTGGACACGGCCAACGGCTACGCGGGCGGCGAGAGCGAGCGCATCCTCGCCGAGCTGCTGCCCGGCCGCCGCGACCGGATCGTGCTCGCCACCAAGGCCGGCATCCCGCACCCCGACCAGGGCGAGCACGCCCCGCTCTCCCCGGCCGGCCTGCGCGCCGCCCTCGACGGCAGCCTCCAGCGGCTCGGCACCGACCACGTCGACCTCTTCTACCTGCACCAGCCAGACCGCCGTACGCCGCTCGCCGAGACCCTGGGAGCCGTCGCCGAGTTCGTCGCGGAGGGGAAGATCCGCGCGCTCGGCGTCTCCAACTTCGCCGCCTGGCAGATCGCCGAGCTGACCCGCGCCGCCGACGAGACCGGCGCCCCGCGCCCGGTCGTCGCCCAGCAGCTGCACAACCTGCTCGCCCGCCGCGTCGAGGAGGAGTACGTCGAGTACGCGGCCGTCAGCGGACTGCGCACCATGGTCTACAACCCGCTCGGCGGCGGCCTGCTCACCGGCCGGCACCGCTTCGAGGCCGACCCCGCCACCGGCCGCTTCGGCGACTCCAAGCTCGCCGCGATGTACCGGGAGCGCTACTGGAACGAGGACCTCTTCGCCGCCGTCGCCCAGCTCACCGCGATCGCCGACGAAGCGGGCCTGCCGCTCACCGAACTCGCCCTGCGCTGGCTGCTGGACCGCCCCTCCACCGACGCGCTGCTGCTCGGCGGCTCCCGGCCGGAACACCTGCGGGCCAACATCGCCGCCGCCCAGGCCGGCCCGCTGCCCGCGGACGTGACCGCCGCCTGCGACGCCGTCGGCGCCACGCTGCGCGGCCCGATGCCCGCCTACAACCGCTGA
- a CDS encoding four-carbon acid sugar kinase family protein — MCRRDDTSVVALADDLSGAAEVAALLRLPSRLLLHPADLAVSGVPGECPVVDLDSRYLGDAAAAEAVRAALAGAGAADGTPADGHRGAAGAPADGPERPGAEPARSGAHEPGSRAFRAVNSLRGEGRTLWYKKCDSLLRGPVGAEAAAFAEGAGVVVIATALPAARRVVRGGTVLADGVPLHEHPAWRAEERPAPRSVAEALAPLPTADVPLDTVRQGPIALAGRFREVAALGRHPVCDAETDTDLTVIAAAAALLGPDTRLLGSGGLAAALGRRLGSPAPGPARHSPAPGPARHSPAPPVRSEPPLLVVAGSAEPGVVEQVARLVAAGAQHVALSPGLLAGPDPVALPEPAPGTVTVVSVDGSGGVRPGSARRIVAGLARTVSALPGRPDLVLTGGETARRVLDAIGVTTLWPAGEIHHGAVHSRTADGRSVVTRPGSFGGPDSFLRIAAALRPRLLSSPPPPASAATAPSQQGVTQ, encoded by the coding sequence GTGTGCCGTCGGGACGACACCTCGGTCGTTGCGCTCGCCGATGACCTGTCGGGCGCGGCGGAGGTCGCCGCGCTGCTCCGGCTGCCCTCGCGGCTCCTGCTGCACCCCGCCGACCTCGCGGTCTCCGGCGTCCCCGGGGAGTGTCCGGTGGTGGACCTGGATTCGCGCTACCTCGGCGACGCCGCCGCGGCCGAGGCCGTACGGGCCGCGCTGGCCGGGGCGGGCGCGGCCGACGGGACGCCCGCCGACGGGCACCGCGGCGCAGCCGGCGCACCGGCGGACGGACCGGAGCGGCCCGGTGCGGAGCCCGCCCGCTCCGGTGCGCACGAGCCCGGAAGCCGCGCGTTTCGCGCAGTCAACTCCCTCCGGGGGGAGGGCCGTACGCTCTGGTACAAGAAGTGCGACTCGCTGCTGCGCGGACCGGTGGGCGCCGAGGCCGCGGCCTTCGCGGAGGGGGCCGGGGTCGTGGTGATCGCGACCGCCCTGCCCGCCGCACGGCGCGTGGTGCGCGGCGGCACGGTCCTGGCCGACGGGGTGCCGCTGCACGAGCACCCGGCCTGGCGGGCCGAGGAGCGCCCCGCGCCCCGGTCGGTCGCCGAGGCCCTGGCACCGCTGCCCACCGCCGACGTACCGCTCGACACCGTCCGTCAGGGGCCCATCGCACTCGCCGGACGGTTCCGGGAGGTGGCGGCGCTCGGGCGGCACCCCGTGTGCGACGCGGAGACCGACACCGACCTGACGGTGATCGCCGCCGCCGCGGCCCTGCTCGGCCCGGACACCCGGCTCCTGGGCAGCGGTGGTCTGGCCGCCGCCCTCGGCCGCCGGCTCGGCTCCCCCGCGCCGGGGCCCGCGCGGCACTCACCCGCGCCGGGGCCCGCGCGGCACTCACCCGCGCCGCCCGTGCGGTCCGAGCCGCCGCTGCTCGTCGTGGCGGGGAGCGCGGAACCCGGAGTGGTCGAGCAGGTGGCGCGGCTGGTCGCGGCGGGGGCACAGCATGTGGCACTGTCGCCCGGCCTCTTGGCCGGGCCGGACCCCGTCGCCCTGCCCGAGCCCGCCCCCGGCACGGTCACCGTGGTGTCCGTCGACGGGTCCGGTGGTGTGCGGCCCGGTTCCGCGCGCCGCATCGTCGCCGGACTGGCGCGCACCGTGTCGGCGCTGCCCGGCCGTCCCGACCTCGTCCTGACCGGGGGCGAGACGGCCCGCCGGGTCCTCGACGCGATCGGCGTCACCACGCTGTGGCCGGCCGGCGAGATCCACCACGGCGCCGTGCACAGCCGGACCGCGGACGGCCGCTCGGTCGTCACCCGCCCCGGGAGCTTCGGCGGCCCGGACTCGTTCCTCCGTATCGCGGCGGCGCTCCGCCCCCGCCTCCTGTCCTCGCCCCCGCCGCCGGCCTCCGCCGCCACGGCACCCTCTCAGCAAGGAGTCACCCAGTGA
- the pdxA gene encoding 4-hydroxythreonine-4-phosphate dehydrogenase PdxA gives MNAQQPLPLIGVTMGDGAGIGPEVIVPAVLDAATLGRCRPVVIGDAARLREAARILGTDCEIVTVEAPAAAESVPGRINVIDLGLLPADLPWGVLSTEAGNAAYEYIRLAARLALAGEIDGICTAPLNKEALHAAGHVFPGHTELLAHFTGVEEVSMMLSTEKVKVIHVTTHIGLIDAVNRIEPGLVERTVRRGHEAMVRAGVPEPVIGVCGINPHAGENGLFGYGEEEEKIVPALETVRRDGIDARGPLPADTAFFLASRGDYDLIVAMYHDQGHGPVKVLGIEAGVNLTVGLPVIRTSVDHGTAFDIAGTGKAEAGSMIEALRQAAEMSTAR, from the coding sequence GTGAACGCGCAGCAGCCCCTCCCCCTCATCGGTGTCACCATGGGCGACGGCGCCGGTATCGGGCCCGAGGTGATCGTTCCCGCGGTGCTGGACGCCGCGACCCTCGGCCGCTGCCGGCCGGTGGTGATCGGTGACGCCGCACGGCTGCGGGAAGCGGCCCGGATCCTCGGGACCGACTGCGAGATCGTGACCGTCGAGGCGCCGGCCGCGGCCGAGTCCGTACCGGGCCGGATCAACGTCATCGACCTCGGTCTGCTGCCCGCGGACCTGCCCTGGGGCGTGCTGTCCACCGAGGCGGGCAACGCCGCCTACGAGTACATCCGGCTGGCCGCCCGGCTGGCCCTCGCGGGCGAGATCGACGGCATCTGCACCGCGCCCCTCAACAAGGAGGCGCTGCACGCCGCCGGGCACGTCTTCCCCGGGCACACCGAACTGCTCGCCCACTTCACCGGGGTGGAGGAGGTGTCGATGATGCTGTCCACCGAGAAGGTGAAGGTCATCCACGTCACCACGCACATCGGTCTGATCGACGCCGTCAACCGGATCGAGCCCGGCCTGGTCGAGCGGACCGTGCGCCGCGGCCACGAGGCGATGGTCCGGGCGGGGGTGCCCGAACCGGTCATCGGCGTGTGCGGCATCAACCCGCACGCGGGCGAGAACGGCCTGTTCGGGTACGGCGAGGAGGAGGAGAAGATCGTCCCGGCGCTGGAGACGGTGCGCCGCGACGGCATCGACGCCCGCGGCCCGCTCCCCGCCGACACGGCCTTCTTCCTGGCCTCCCGGGGCGACTACGACCTCATCGTGGCGATGTACCACGACCAGGGGCACGGCCCGGTGAAGGTGCTCGGCATCGAGGCGGGCGTCAACCTCACCGTCGGCCTGCCGGTGATCCGCACCTCCGTCGACCACGGCACCGCCTTCGACATCGCCGGTACCGGCAAGGCCGAGGCCGGTAGCATGATCGAGGCGCTGCGGCAGGCCGCCGAGATGTCCACCGCCCGCTGA
- a CDS encoding DeoR/GlpR family DNA-binding transcription regulator: MPPNGSQARREEILRLATTTGLASVEELSRHFGVTASTIRRDLARLTADGRLARTYGGAMALTAHPEASLRQRTTEAYAQKRAIARWAAAQVQPGETVLLDAGSTVGALAHELRTARDLTVATTGLTALHELADVESVHVECLGGTLRPLSQAFVGPLTEAALERMTFDRVFLSADGVTADGGICEADLRQTRLKELMARRAAHVYVLAHAAKLGRAPFHAWATLPSGWTLVTDTAATDADVAAFTARGTRVVLAEPADEPAPAAGED; this comes from the coding sequence ATGCCGCCCAACGGATCCCAGGCTCGGCGCGAGGAGATCCTCCGACTCGCCACCACCACCGGCCTGGCCAGCGTCGAGGAGCTGTCACGGCACTTCGGCGTGACCGCCTCCACCATCCGCCGTGACCTCGCCCGGCTCACCGCGGACGGCCGGCTCGCCCGCACCTACGGCGGGGCGATGGCGCTGACCGCGCATCCGGAGGCGTCGCTGCGCCAGCGCACCACGGAGGCGTACGCGCAGAAGCGGGCGATAGCCCGCTGGGCGGCGGCACAGGTCCAGCCGGGCGAGACGGTCCTGCTGGACGCCGGGTCGACGGTCGGGGCGCTGGCGCACGAGCTGCGCACGGCGCGGGACCTGACCGTCGCCACCACCGGTCTGACCGCGCTGCACGAGCTGGCCGACGTGGAATCCGTCCACGTGGAGTGCCTCGGCGGGACGCTGCGCCCGCTCAGCCAGGCCTTCGTCGGCCCGCTGACCGAGGCGGCGCTGGAGCGGATGACGTTCGACCGGGTCTTCCTGTCCGCGGACGGGGTGACGGCGGACGGCGGGATCTGCGAGGCGGACCTGCGCCAGACCCGCCTCAAGGAGCTGATGGCCCGCCGGGCCGCCCACGTCTACGTCCTGGCCCACGCGGCGAAACTGGGCCGGGCCCCGTTCCACGCGTGGGCCACGCTGCCGTCCGGCTGGACGCTGGTCACGGACACCGCGGCGACGGACGCCGACGTGGCGGCGTTCACCGCGCGCGGTACGCGGGTGGTGCTGGCGGAGCCGGCGGACGAACCGGCGCCGGCGGCGGGCGAGGACTGA
- the kdpC gene encoding K(+)-transporting ATPase subunit C, translating to MNDFLRTTGRPLGAGLRALLALTLLTGVLYPLAVTGAAQALFHDEANGSRIEAHGTVVGSSLIGQQGFGLDHFQPRPARGLGENSANTRYRLLLSGATNRSADDPELLRWVQEAKARVVEENSVPGHPVRASQVPADAVTSSGSGLDPHISPAYARLQVHRVAARNGLPVARVEQLVEDHVEGRTLGFLGEPRVNVLALNIALGDLVRHG from the coding sequence ATGAACGACTTCCTCCGCACCACCGGCCGGCCGCTGGGCGCGGGACTGCGCGCGCTGCTCGCCCTGACCCTTCTCACCGGCGTCCTCTATCCGCTGGCCGTCACCGGTGCGGCGCAGGCGCTCTTTCACGACGAGGCGAACGGATCGCGGATCGAGGCGCACGGCACGGTCGTCGGCTCCTCCCTGATCGGCCAGCAGGGCTTCGGCCTGGACCACTTCCAGCCCCGCCCGGCCCGGGGGCTGGGGGAGAACTCGGCCAACACGCGGTACCGGCTGCTCCTGTCCGGCGCGACCAACCGTTCCGCCGACGACCCGGAGCTGCTCCGGTGGGTGCAGGAGGCGAAGGCGCGGGTCGTCGAGGAGAACTCGGTGCCCGGCCATCCGGTCAGGGCCTCGCAGGTCCCCGCCGACGCGGTCACCTCCTCCGGCTCCGGCCTCGACCCGCACATCTCCCCGGCCTACGCGCGGCTCCAGGTCCACCGCGTCGCCGCGCGCAACGGCCTGCCCGTCGCCCGGGTGGAGCAGCTGGTCGAGGACCACGTGGAGGGCCGGACCCTGGGCTTCCTGGGCGAACCCCGCGTGAACGTCCTCGCACTCAACATCGCCCTCGGGGACCTCGTGCGGCACGGGTGA
- the kdpB gene encoding potassium-transporting ATPase subunit KdpB, producing the protein MTTRTQKPQDSPSTTGRAPHGDARTGRRPSPPRTAAGLFAPRHLAGALPDAFRGLDPRVMARSPVMFVVWAGAVLTTVFSLTEPGDGFGWTISAWLWLTVLFANLAEAVAEGRGKAQADTLRRATSGTVARRLRDDGSQERVPGTGLRIGDRVVCEAGDVIPGDGDVVEGVAAVDESAITGESAPVIRESGGDRSAVTGGTKVLSDRIVVRITTKPGETFIDRMIGLVEGAARQKTPNEVALNILLASLTVVFLLACATLPVFADHAGTRLSLVVLVALLVCLIPTTIGALLPAIGIAGMDRLVRRNVLAVSGRAVEAAGDVSTLLLDKTGTITLGNRRASEFVPVRGVTETEVADAAQLSSLADETPEGRSVVVLAQEAYGLPERHRDELSGARWIAFGARTRMSGVDVDGRKVRKGAAGSVTAWVRERGGTVAADADRIVARVSATGGTPLLVAVEDTGGARVLGVVHLKDVVKQGMRERFDELRRMGIRTVMITGDNPLTAGAIAQEAGVDDFLAEATPEDKLALIKQEQAGGKLVAMTGDGTNDAPALAQADVGVAMNTGTSAAKEAGNMVDLDSDPTKLIEIVGIGKQLLITRGALTTFSLANDVAKYFAIIPALFATVHPGLDRLNVMRLSSPDSAILSAVVFNALVIVALVPLALKGVRYRPVGADRMLRRNLTVYGLGGLIAPFAGIKLIDLIVSSIPGIG; encoded by the coding sequence ATGACCACCCGTACACAGAAGCCGCAGGACTCCCCGTCCACCACCGGGCGCGCACCGCACGGCGACGCCCGCACCGGCCGCCGGCCCTCCCCACCGCGCACCGCGGCCGGCCTCTTCGCCCCCCGGCACCTGGCCGGGGCGCTGCCGGACGCGTTCCGCGGACTCGATCCGCGGGTGATGGCCAGGTCGCCCGTGATGTTCGTGGTGTGGGCCGGGGCCGTGCTGACCACCGTGTTCTCCCTGACGGAACCCGGTGACGGGTTCGGCTGGACGATCAGCGCCTGGCTCTGGCTGACGGTGCTCTTCGCCAACCTCGCCGAGGCGGTCGCCGAGGGGCGGGGCAAGGCGCAGGCCGACACCCTGCGCCGGGCCACGTCCGGCACGGTCGCCCGCCGGCTGCGCGACGACGGCTCGCAGGAGCGGGTCCCCGGCACCGGGCTGCGCATCGGTGACCGTGTGGTCTGCGAGGCCGGGGACGTGATCCCCGGCGACGGCGACGTCGTCGAGGGGGTCGCGGCGGTGGACGAGTCGGCCATCACCGGTGAGTCGGCGCCGGTCATCCGCGAATCCGGCGGCGACCGCTCGGCGGTCACCGGCGGCACCAAGGTCCTCTCCGACCGCATCGTCGTCAGGATCACGACGAAGCCCGGTGAGACCTTCATCGACCGGATGATCGGGCTGGTGGAGGGAGCCGCCCGGCAGAAGACGCCCAACGAGGTCGCGCTGAACATCCTGCTGGCGTCGCTGACCGTCGTCTTCCTGCTGGCCTGCGCCACACTGCCGGTCTTCGCCGACCACGCCGGCACCCGGCTGTCCCTGGTGGTGCTGGTCGCCCTGCTGGTGTGCCTGATCCCGACCACCATCGGCGCCCTGCTCCCCGCGATCGGCATCGCGGGCATGGACCGTCTGGTGCGGCGCAACGTGCTGGCCGTGTCGGGCCGTGCGGTCGAGGCCGCCGGCGACGTCTCCACGCTGCTGCTGGACAAGACCGGCACCATCACCCTCGGCAACCGCCGGGCCTCCGAGTTCGTGCCGGTGCGAGGCGTCACGGAGACCGAGGTGGCGGACGCCGCGCAGCTGTCGTCGCTGGCCGACGAGACGCCGGAGGGCCGTTCCGTCGTCGTCCTCGCCCAGGAGGCGTACGGGCTGCCGGAGCGGCACCGGGACGAGCTGAGCGGCGCCCGGTGGATCGCCTTCGGCGCGCGGACCCGGATGTCCGGGGTGGACGTGGACGGCCGCAAGGTGCGCAAGGGGGCGGCCGGTTCGGTCACCGCCTGGGTGAGGGAGCGGGGCGGCACGGTCGCCGCGGACGCGGACCGGATCGTCGCCCGTGTCTCCGCGACGGGCGGCACCCCGTTGCTGGTCGCCGTCGAGGACACCGGCGGCGCCCGCGTCCTCGGCGTCGTCCACCTCAAGGACGTCGTCAAGCAGGGGATGCGGGAGCGGTTCGACGAGCTGCGCCGCATGGGCATCAGAACCGTCATGATCACCGGTGACAACCCGCTGACGGCCGGGGCTATCGCGCAAGAGGCCGGCGTCGACGACTTCCTCGCCGAGGCCACTCCCGAGGACAAACTGGCCCTGATCAAACAGGAGCAGGCGGGCGGCAAGCTGGTCGCGATGACCGGCGACGGCACCAACGACGCCCCCGCGCTCGCACAGGCCGACGTCGGCGTGGCCATGAACACCGGGACGTCGGCCGCCAAGGAGGCCGGCAACATGGTCGACCTCGACTCCGACCCGACCAAGCTGATCGAGATCGTCGGGATCGGCAAGCAACTGCTCATCACCCGGGGCGCCTTGACGACGTTCTCCCTCGCCAACGACGTCGCCAAGTACTTCGCGATCATCCCGGCGCTGTTCGCCACCGTCCACCCGGGCCTGGACAGGCTGAACGTCATGCGGCTGTCCTCACCGGACTCCGCGATCCTCTCGGCCGTCGTCTTCAACGCCCTGGTCATCGTCGCCCTGGTGCCGCTGGCCCTGAAGGGCGTGCGCTACCGGCCGGTCGGCGCCGACCGGATGCTGCGCCGCAACCTCACCGTCTACGGCCTCGGCGGGCTGATCGCCCCCTTCGCCGGCATCAAGCTCATCGACCTGATCGTCTCTTCGATCCCCGGGATCGGGTGA